The Hymenobacter baengnokdamensis genome includes a region encoding these proteins:
- a CDS encoding TlpA family protein disulfide reductase, which yields MRQRAARRGRFFLEILGRFRLVLALAALPLVAGAQARHPAPPPFKAPAFRSSTPEPVGAGVVVSGHLDKAPARVITLSYGPDWRGHLTQTLEATLSPTGDFRLVLPRLAAPTEARLGYNNEYATLYLTPGDALRLTFNPARLDQTLAFAGRGASANNYLAQSNLVASLDDEAGRAPDAQAAHLSAAALRSAADTYRQQRLAALTAYAAARPLPPAFVRQQQQAITYEWASTLLSYTSRQSAERRRDGYATLPVNYYDFLRELQLDRQDSALTQNAFQSLLMTYGFTQLNDEAGNLPAGPDAGRRLYQRATDALGDGRVRDVAVGQYLMGKVESEHTDIRPLLPDFQAHNHDSTIARDLRRAVRAHLALANGQPAPDFTLTDASGKKVALSELRGKVVYLDFWATWCGPCLAEMPASLELRRKFAGRDIVFLYVSLDAKAADWQKYLTTKMVATPNAVELHDGGAFDGPSARAFSVQSIPSYWLIGRDGRLISNNPPRPSTSPAIDNALEQALQP from the coding sequence TTGAGACAACGCGCGGCCCGGCGGGGCCGGTTTTTTTTAGAGATACTGGGCCGTTTTCGGCTGGTGCTGGCCCTGGCGGCGCTGCCGCTGGTAGCCGGCGCGCAGGCACGGCACCCCGCGCCGCCTCCCTTTAAGGCCCCGGCATTTCGGTCGTCCACGCCCGAGCCCGTCGGGGCGGGCGTAGTGGTGAGCGGCCACCTCGATAAGGCGCCCGCCAGGGTAATTACCCTGAGCTATGGGCCCGACTGGCGGGGGCACCTTACCCAAACCCTGGAGGCGACGCTGAGCCCGACCGGCGATTTTCGGCTGGTGCTGCCCCGGCTGGCTGCTCCTACCGAAGCCCGCCTGGGTTATAATAACGAGTACGCTACCCTATACCTTACCCCCGGCGATGCGCTGCGCCTGACCTTTAACCCGGCGCGCCTCGACCAAACCCTGGCATTTGCCGGGCGTGGGGCCAGTGCGAATAACTACCTGGCCCAGAGCAACCTGGTTGCCAGCCTCGACGACGAGGCCGGCCGGGCTCCCGATGCCCAGGCCGCTCACCTGAGCGCCGCCGCCCTGCGCAGTGCCGCCGATACCTACCGCCAGCAGCGCCTGGCAGCCCTCACAGCCTACGCGGCCGCCCGGCCCTTGCCGCCCGCGTTTGTGCGCCAGCAGCAGCAGGCCATCACCTACGAGTGGGCCAGCACGCTGCTGAGCTACACGTCGCGCCAATCGGCCGAGCGCCGGCGCGATGGCTACGCCACGCTACCGGTGAATTACTACGATTTTCTGCGCGAGCTGCAGCTCGACCGCCAGGATTCGGCCCTTACTCAGAATGCGTTTCAGAGCCTGCTCATGACGTATGGCTTCACCCAGCTCAACGACGAGGCCGGCAACCTGCCGGCTGGCCCCGACGCCGGCCGCCGCCTCTACCAGCGGGCCACCGATGCGCTGGGCGATGGCCGCGTGCGCGATGTGGCGGTAGGGCAGTACCTGATGGGCAAGGTGGAGTCGGAGCATACCGATATCCGGCCGCTGCTGCCCGATTTTCAGGCCCATAACCACGACTCAACCATTGCCCGCGACCTGCGCCGGGCCGTGCGCGCCCACCTGGCCCTGGCCAACGGCCAGCCCGCTCCCGACTTTACGCTCACCGATGCCAGCGGCAAAAAAGTAGCCCTGAGCGAGCTGCGGGGAAAAGTGGTGTACCTCGATTTCTGGGCTACCTGGTGCGGGCCCTGCCTGGCCGAGATGCCCGCCAGCCTGGAGCTTCGTCGTAAATTCGCGGGGCGAGATATAGTGTTCCTCTATGTGTCGCTCGATGCCAAGGCGGCCGACTGGCAGAAATATCTCACTACCAAAATGGTGGCTACTCCCAACGCGGTAGAACTGCACGATGGCGGAGCATTTGACGGACCGTCTGCCCGGGCATTTAGCGTACAGTCCATTCCGAGCTATTGGCTTATCGGGCGCGATGGCCGCCTCATCTCCAACAACCCGCCCCGGCCTTCTACCAGCCCGGCTATTGACAATGCCCTTGAGCAGGCCCTGCAACCTTAG
- a CDS encoding ABA4-like family protein, producing the protein MLLTPDLLFSIANPLALLGWAMLVLAPGWRFTRMLVLSGVWSLGLAAIYAGLITAHYLGAHGGASGFGSLAQVAALFQDPWALLAGWVHYLCFDLFTGAWEVRDAQRRGVPHAALVPALALTFLFGPVGLLGYFGVRRLFGQKPFPQPAIIQTYENPLAR; encoded by the coding sequence ATGCTGTTGACTCCTGACTTATTATTCTCAATTGCCAACCCGCTGGCCCTGCTGGGCTGGGCGATGCTGGTGCTGGCCCCCGGCTGGCGATTCACCAGGATGCTGGTGCTCAGTGGGGTATGGTCGCTGGGGCTGGCTGCAATTTACGCCGGGCTCATCACCGCACACTACCTGGGGGCGCACGGCGGCGCGAGTGGCTTCGGCTCGCTGGCGCAGGTGGCGGCGTTGTTTCAGGACCCCTGGGCGCTGCTGGCGGGCTGGGTGCACTACCTGTGCTTCGACCTGTTTACGGGGGCCTGGGAAGTGCGCGATGCCCAGCGACGAGGCGTGCCGCACGCCGCCCTGGTGCCCGCCCTGGCGCTCACCTTTTTGTTCGGGCCGGTGGGGCTGCTGGGCTACTTCGGGGTGCGCCGCCTTTTCGGACAAAAACCATTTCCTCAACCCGCTATCATTCAAACATATGAAAACCCTCTCGCTCGCTGA
- a CDS encoding sensor histidine kinase, translated as MNNRQFLRVGILLVAALELVPRGIFEVPLGRYWLVAYGISLTFTLALWLGNVALWRRLLRRWPQARDTAHRLWWLAAGSVGYTLLVTLALGAGLGALQGYHLQLPQALRETGLNLVSTLIVLLVYESRHLFEQWKANLHRAEQLTQARTQAQLDALARQVDPHFLFNSLNTLAALIEPDNESAQRYVEGLADVYRYVLLSRERPTVPLAEELAFVQTYVALQKVRFRDNVRVRYEIADAALAGHVAPLSVQVLVENALKHNEASQARPLHLRLVADAASLRVENDWQPRAAGLAPGTGTGLANVRQRYALLGVAQPVRVEQTADQFAVTLPLLSARLPHA; from the coding sequence ATGAACAACCGGCAGTTTTTGCGCGTAGGTATCTTACTAGTGGCGGCGCTGGAGCTGGTGCCGCGCGGTATATTCGAGGTGCCGCTGGGCCGGTACTGGCTGGTGGCCTATGGTATCTCGCTCACGTTCACGCTGGCGCTGTGGCTTGGTAACGTGGCGCTGTGGCGCCGGCTGCTGCGGCGCTGGCCCCAGGCGCGCGACACAGCCCACCGCCTGTGGTGGCTGGCGGCCGGGTCGGTGGGCTACACGCTACTCGTGACGCTGGCCCTCGGCGCGGGCCTGGGGGCGCTGCAGGGCTACCACCTACAGTTGCCCCAGGCCCTGCGCGAAACGGGCCTCAACTTGGTTTCGACTCTTATCGTGCTGCTCGTGTACGAAAGCCGGCACTTGTTTGAGCAATGGAAAGCCAACCTGCACCGGGCCGAGCAGCTAACCCAGGCCCGCACCCAGGCCCAGCTCGATGCGCTGGCCCGGCAGGTCGACCCGCACTTTCTCTTTAACTCGCTCAATACCCTGGCCGCCCTCATCGAGCCGGATAATGAGTCGGCCCAGCGCTACGTGGAGGGCCTGGCCGACGTGTACCGCTACGTGCTGCTGAGCCGCGAGCGCCCCACCGTGCCGCTGGCCGAGGAGCTGGCGTTCGTGCAGACCTACGTGGCGCTGCAAAAAGTGCGGTTTCGGGACAACGTGCGGGTAAGATACGAGATTGCCGACGCTGCGCTGGCGGGCCACGTGGCCCCGCTCAGCGTGCAGGTGCTGGTCGAGAACGCGCTTAAGCACAACGAAGCCTCGCAGGCCCGGCCGCTGCACCTGCGCCTCGTGGCCGACGCGGCCAGCCTGCGCGTCGAGAACGACTGGCAGCCCCGCGCTGCCGGCCTGGCGCCCGGCACCGGCACGGGCCTGGCCAACGTGCGCCAGCGCTACGCGCTGCTGGGCGTAGCGCAGCCGGTGCGCGTGGAGCAGACGGCGGACCAGTTTGCCGTAACCTTGCCGCTGCTTTCCGCCCGCCTGCCCCATGCCTGA
- a CDS encoding LytR/AlgR family response regulator transcription factor: MPELRILILEDEYPAAERLQRLLSQAAPTAQVLAVLDTVAGALTWLDTHPAPDLILSDIQLADGLSLDVFAQTVVRSPVIFTTAYDQYALQAFRTNSIDYILKPLKLPELQAALAKLQAMRYERPAVPAAAPSSTSNSEFITHNFSIERLLDALPRPQQPYKARFLVRQGESLLPLPTAEAAWFWSRHETVTLATHDGRRFVVDYTLEQLERLLDPAQFFRLNRQLIAQLPAVRRLVPHFGGKLLVELHPAPADEILVSKERAGAVKSWLEG, encoded by the coding sequence ATGCCTGAGCTGCGCATCCTGATTCTCGAAGACGAGTACCCGGCCGCCGAGCGCCTCCAGCGGCTACTGAGCCAGGCCGCGCCCACGGCCCAGGTGCTGGCCGTGCTCGATACCGTGGCCGGGGCGCTGACCTGGCTCGACACGCATCCCGCGCCCGACCTCATCCTCAGTGATATCCAGCTGGCCGACGGCCTCAGTCTCGACGTCTTTGCCCAGACCGTGGTACGCAGCCCGGTCATCTTCACCACGGCCTACGACCAGTACGCGCTGCAAGCCTTCCGAACCAACAGCATCGACTATATACTAAAACCATTAAAGCTGCCCGAGCTGCAAGCGGCTCTTGCCAAGCTACAAGCCATGCGGTATGAGCGGCCCGCCGTGCCGGCCGCCGCTCCAAGCTCAACTTCTAACTCAGAATTCATCACTCATAACTTTTCCATTGAGCGCCTGCTCGATGCGCTGCCCCGGCCCCAGCAGCCTTACAAGGCGCGCTTTCTGGTGCGCCAGGGCGAAAGCCTGCTGCCGCTGCCCACCGCCGAGGCGGCCTGGTTCTGGAGCCGCCACGAAACCGTGACGCTGGCCACCCACGATGGCCGCCGCTTCGTGGTCGACTACACCCTGGAGCAGTTGGAGCGGTTGCTCGACCCGGCCCAGTTTTTCCGGCTCAACCGCCAGCTCATTGCCCAGCTGCCGGCCGTGCGCCGGCTGGTGCCGCACTTCGGCGGCAAGCTGCTGGTGGAGCTGCACCCCGCGCCGGCCGACGAGATACTGGTGAGCAAGGAGCGCGCCGGCGCCGTAAAAAGCTGGCTCGAAGGCTGA
- a CDS encoding Uma2 family endonuclease, protein MDVIKLKTPVLDRLTDEEFFEFCQDHRDLRIERDSAHQITIMPPASSETGATNSELSRQLANWNVEHRLGLTFDSSAGCTLSTGAMLSPDASWIARARWDALSAADRRGFARICPDFVVELLSPSDRLTDTMRKLEQWLEAGARLGWLLVPASESAYIFEPGQPVRPVVGFDQLLSAEPVLPGFALELRRLRQQ, encoded by the coding sequence ATGGACGTCATCAAGTTGAAAACCCCGGTGCTGGACCGCCTCACCGATGAGGAGTTTTTCGAGTTCTGTCAGGACCACCGCGACCTGCGCATCGAGCGCGATTCCGCCCATCAAATCACCATTATGCCCCCCGCCAGCTCCGAAACCGGCGCTACCAACAGCGAGTTATCGCGCCAGCTTGCTAATTGGAATGTTGAACATAGGCTGGGCCTCACCTTCGACTCATCGGCCGGTTGCACGCTTTCGACCGGGGCCATGCTCTCGCCCGATGCCAGCTGGATTGCCCGGGCGCGCTGGGATGCGCTGAGTGCCGCCGACCGGCGCGGCTTCGCCCGCATCTGCCCCGATTTTGTAGTCGAGCTGCTTTCCCCCTCCGACCGCCTCACCGATACCATGCGCAAGCTGGAGCAGTGGCTCGAAGCGGGCGCCCGGCTGGGCTGGCTGCTGGTACCGGCCAGCGAATCGGCCTACATTTTTGAGCCCGGCCAGCCCGTACGCCCGGTCGTCGGCTTCGATCAGCTGCTGAGCGCCGAGCCCGTCCTGCCCGGCTTCGCCCTGGAGCTGCGCCGCCTGCGACAACAGTAA
- a CDS encoding LytR/AlgR family response regulator transcription factor, giving the protein MLQALLVEDEPLAARRLSNLLQKLPEAFELLGPAESVAQAVALLQAGPAPDVLFLDIHLADGLSFELFEQVKITCPVIFTTAYDQYALRAFKVNSVDYLLKPIDEEELRGAIAKLRARLAPAPGAVPAPALDAATLAELVQQLRQPAPSYKTQFVVRVGEHLKVVPVEQVAYFFSLEKTTLLQSTDGRKYVVDYTMEQLESLLDPTQFFRLNRAYLARQAAIHDIIHYASSRLQTVLKPAPPESEGPILVSREKVSVFKSWLDR; this is encoded by the coding sequence ATGCTCCAAGCCTTACTCGTTGAAGATGAGCCACTGGCGGCCCGGCGGCTAAGCAATCTGCTGCAAAAGCTGCCTGAGGCGTTCGAGCTACTCGGCCCGGCCGAGTCGGTGGCGCAGGCCGTGGCGCTGCTGCAAGCCGGCCCCGCGCCCGACGTGCTGTTCCTGGATATTCACCTGGCCGACGGCCTCAGCTTTGAACTGTTTGAGCAAGTGAAAATCACCTGCCCGGTCATCTTCACCACCGCCTACGACCAGTATGCGCTGCGGGCCTTCAAGGTCAACAGCGTCGATTACCTGCTCAAGCCCATTGATGAAGAGGAGCTGCGCGGCGCCATCGCCAAGTTGCGCGCCCGGCTGGCCCCGGCGCCCGGCGCAGTGCCGGCGCCCGCGCTCGACGCCGCCACCCTGGCCGAGCTGGTGCAGCAGCTGCGCCAGCCCGCGCCCAGCTACAAAACGCAGTTCGTGGTGCGGGTGGGCGAGCACCTCAAGGTGGTGCCCGTCGAGCAGGTGGCGTACTTTTTCAGCCTCGAAAAAACGACGCTTCTGCAAAGCACCGACGGCCGCAAGTACGTGGTCGACTACACGATGGAGCAGCTCGAAAGCCTGCTCGACCCAACCCAGTTTTTTCGCCTCAACCGCGCCTACCTGGCTCGGCAGGCTGCTATTCACGACATTATTCACTACGCCAGCTCGCGGCTGCAAACCGTGCTCAAGCCGGCTCCACCCGAGAGCGAAGGCCCCATTTTGGTGAGCCGCGAAAAGGTAAGCGTATTTAAAAGCTGGCTGGACAGGTAG
- a CDS encoding sensor histidine kinase: protein MNLSVPVPESAACATAKPGGLWQAAELRRILLYMVPVAVSVAFITSGPDWRNPLALALNFGYAYLFAAGLGVGNSLLADWLSLRVSWTKEPTKRLWLSLLLTPLVSATIIGAVDGLTVAIWQLSHHALLFRISWFWNFWFPLVITSVISLGFHSSIFLRNWQAAAVRAERLEKETAVARLDSLRRQVDPHFLFNSLNALTSLVEEDPTRAVRFIRQLSSVYRYVLDSQSQELVPLGEELIFAESYIFLQKTRLAAALQVEFSGQQAAAGFYLPPLALQLLLENALKHNTAYQADPLRLHVAVDAAAATLTVRNTLRPRRLAADEASGRGLANLRARYAFLTPRPVVAGPVGGEFVVALPLLTL from the coding sequence ATGAACCTCTCTGTCCCCGTACCCGAATCGGCGGCCTGCGCTACGGCTAAGCCCGGCGGGCTCTGGCAGGCGGCGGAGCTGCGCCGCATACTGCTGTACATGGTGCCCGTGGCGGTCAGCGTAGCTTTTATAACCAGCGGCCCCGACTGGCGCAACCCGCTGGCGCTGGCCTTGAACTTTGGGTATGCCTACTTATTCGCGGCCGGGCTGGGCGTGGGCAACAGCCTGCTGGCCGATTGGCTGAGCCTGCGCGTAAGCTGGACCAAAGAGCCCACCAAGCGCCTCTGGCTCTCGCTCTTGCTTACGCCGCTTGTATCGGCAACAATTATTGGGGCCGTCGATGGCCTCACGGTAGCTATCTGGCAGCTGTCGCATCACGCGCTGCTGTTTCGCATCAGCTGGTTCTGGAATTTCTGGTTTCCGCTGGTTATCACCAGCGTGATTTCGCTGGGCTTTCATTCCAGCATTTTTTTGCGAAACTGGCAGGCCGCCGCCGTGCGGGCCGAGCGCCTCGAAAAGGAAACCGCCGTGGCCCGCCTCGACTCGCTGCGCCGGCAGGTCGACCCGCACTTTCTCTTCAACTCGCTCAACGCCCTCACCAGCCTGGTCGAGGAAGACCCGACCCGCGCGGTGCGCTTCATCCGGCAGCTCAGCAGCGTGTACCGCTACGTGCTCGACAGCCAGAGCCAGGAGCTGGTGCCGCTCGGTGAGGAGTTAATATTCGCCGAATCCTATATTTTTCTGCAAAAAACCCGGCTCGCCGCCGCCCTGCAAGTGGAGTTTAGCGGCCAGCAGGCCGCTGCCGGCTTTTACCTGCCACCGCTGGCCCTGCAGCTGCTGCTCGAAAACGCCCTCAAGCACAACACCGCCTACCAGGCCGACCCGCTGCGCCTGCACGTAGCCGTGGACGCCGCCGCGGCCACGCTCACCGTGCGCAATACCCTGCGTCCCCGCCGCCTGGCGGCCGATGAAGCCTCGGGCCGCGGCCTGGCCAACCTGCGCGCCCGCTACGCCTTCCTCACGCCGCGCCCGGTAGTGGCCGGGCCGGTAGGCGGGGAGTTCGTGGTTGCGTTGCCATTACTTACGCTTTAA
- a CDS encoding TonB-dependent receptor, which translates to MKTPLLAALLTLNMPLAALAQAPAPTTFSAATRLSGLVLDAAGRPLPGANVFLKTTFDGATTDSLGRFSFATNATGTLPLVITLIGYELQETPLALPAGGGPLVLPARRLRESRASLGAVVITAGAFEASDEKRSAALKPLDILTTAGAMADIATALNTLPGTTRVGEEGKLFVRGGAASETRTYLDGLPVQSPYGGAVSGAPARGRFSPALFKGTMFSTGGYSAEYGQALSAVVGLSSIDLDPETQTGISLLSVGGSLSRTRRWDRTSASATVDYTNLAPYYGLTSSDNRWERAPERLGGSLRLAHRIGETGMLKAYATFSSQQVAVRQPDPEAAYAANGRLTGLRNDNFALNTTYRTALRRGWSLNTGLALGRERNTTRPEPQRIDELEQTATGRLVLTNDSASTWFNFKLGAETTLQRYGLTYQAAPDSASYTPGFLEKRTALFGESDLSLAPRITARVGLRGEYSALLGRANLAPRLALAWQLGADSQLSAAGGLFYQSPTNDLLRVRPDLRFEQAAHYIVSYQYMARDRTLRAELYYKDYQKLVRFDGATPLNAAAYANTGGGYARGLDLFYRDRYQTFKKVDFWVSYGLLATRRQFRADLAPAVPTFAATHNLSLVGKYWLAQLHTQVGATYSYGSPRAYYNPNLPGYNQGRTPSFQTLDLSLSYLTHLAGQYTIVYLGVSNVLNRDNIFGCRYAAAPDAAGHYPGVPTRLLAPQMLVAAVFISINKKAPGDTSVAPD; encoded by the coding sequence ATGAAAACCCCGCTCCTTGCCGCCCTGCTTACCCTGAACATGCCGCTGGCTGCGCTGGCCCAAGCGCCTGCCCCTACTACTTTTTCGGCCGCTACCCGCCTCAGCGGCCTGGTGCTCGACGCGGCGGGCCGCCCGCTGCCGGGAGCCAATGTCTTTCTCAAAACCACCTTTGATGGCGCTACCACCGACTCGCTGGGCCGGTTTAGCTTTGCTACCAACGCCACCGGCACCTTGCCGCTGGTTATTACGCTCATTGGCTACGAGCTACAGGAAACGCCCCTGGCTCTGCCCGCCGGCGGCGGTCCGCTGGTGCTGCCCGCCCGCCGCCTGCGCGAAAGCCGGGCCTCGCTGGGCGCGGTCGTTATTACGGCCGGGGCCTTCGAGGCCAGCGATGAAAAGCGCTCGGCTGCCCTCAAGCCGCTCGACATTCTGACCACGGCCGGGGCGATGGCCGACATTGCCACGGCGCTTAATACCCTGCCCGGCACCACGCGGGTGGGCGAGGAAGGCAAACTATTCGTGCGCGGCGGCGCGGCCTCCGAAACCCGCACCTACCTGGATGGCCTGCCCGTGCAAAGCCCCTACGGCGGGGCCGTGAGCGGCGCACCGGCGCGGGGCCGGTTTTCGCCGGCACTGTTTAAAGGCACCATGTTCAGTACCGGCGGCTACTCGGCCGAGTACGGGCAGGCGCTGAGCGCAGTGGTGGGGCTGAGCTCCATCGACCTCGACCCCGAAACCCAGACCGGTATCTCGCTGCTGAGCGTGGGCGGCAGCCTTTCGCGCACCCGGCGCTGGGACCGCACCTCCGCCTCGGCCACGGTCGATTACACGAACCTGGCGCCCTACTACGGCCTCACCAGTTCCGATAACCGCTGGGAGCGGGCCCCCGAGCGCCTCGGCGGCTCACTGCGCCTGGCTCATCGTATCGGCGAAACCGGCATGTTGAAAGCTTACGCTACGTTCAGCAGCCAGCAGGTAGCCGTGCGCCAGCCCGACCCCGAAGCCGCTTACGCGGCCAATGGCCGCCTTACCGGCCTGCGCAACGACAATTTTGCCCTCAATACCACTTACCGCACTGCCCTGCGCCGGGGCTGGAGCCTGAACACCGGCCTGGCGCTGGGCCGCGAGCGCAACACTACGCGGCCCGAGCCCCAGCGCATCGACGAGCTGGAGCAGACCGCCACCGGCCGCCTGGTGCTCACCAACGACTCGGCCAGCACCTGGTTCAACTTTAAGCTTGGGGCCGAAACCACTTTGCAGCGCTACGGCCTTACCTACCAGGCCGCGCCCGACTCGGCCAGCTATACGCCGGGCTTTCTGGAAAAACGCACCGCTTTGTTTGGGGAAAGCGACCTGAGCCTGGCCCCGCGCATCACGGCGCGGGTGGGGCTGCGCGGCGAGTATTCGGCCCTGCTCGGCCGGGCCAACCTGGCCCCGCGCCTGGCCCTGGCCTGGCAGCTCGGGGCGGACAGCCAGCTCTCGGCCGCCGGCGGGCTGTTTTACCAAAGCCCCACCAACGACCTGCTGCGCGTGCGCCCCGACCTGCGCTTCGAGCAGGCGGCTCATTACATAGTAAGTTATCAATATATGGCCCGCGACCGCACCCTGCGCGCCGAGCTGTATTATAAGGATTACCAAAAGCTGGTGCGCTTCGATGGCGCTACTCCGTTGAATGCGGCGGCTTATGCCAACACGGGCGGCGGCTACGCCCGCGGGCTCGACCTCTTTTACCGCGACCGCTACCAGACCTTCAAGAAGGTAGACTTTTGGGTGAGCTACGGCCTGCTCGCTACCCGCCGCCAGTTTCGGGCCGACCTGGCCCCGGCCGTGCCCACCTTCGCCGCCACCCACAACCTTAGCCTGGTGGGCAAGTACTGGCTGGCCCAGCTGCACACGCAAGTGGGCGCTACCTACAGCTACGGCAGCCCCCGCGCCTACTACAACCCCAACCTGCCCGGCTACAACCAGGGCCGCACGCCCAGCTTCCAGACCCTCGACCTCAGCCTGAGCTACCTCACGCACCTGGCCGGGCAGTATACCATCGTGTACCTGGGCGTCAGCAATGTGCTGAACCGCGACAATATATTCGGCTGCCGCTACGCCGCTGCGCCCGATGCCGCCGGCCACTACCCCGGCGTGCCTACCCGCCTGCTGGCTCCGCAAATGCTGGTGGCCGCCGTGTTTATCTCGATTAATAAAAAGGCTCCCGGCGATACGTCGGTTGCGCCCGACTAA
- a CDS encoding PAS domain-containing protein, translating into MPAPVLPVDYQQLFRALPGLYLLLAPDGTVLDNSDQHVASALAPRSQTLGRNIFDAYPSDPRSQEELFQSQEKVRQTRQADTMPLIRYDLDGPNGREERYWQLTHHPILDDQGNLLYILQTPQDVTQQHIAAQATAEAQQQLVDEQERTRFVLANLPVLIWTATPDGQRDFFNPRWLNFTGKELAEQQGYQWLNDLHPDDQERVRTQWQQAVENGTPYQVEYRLRRHDGQYRWILSRAQARRDANGQISMWVGGATDIHDQKMLVQEILEANEQQALLSEQAYQNYQRAESQRAIYHGLFMQAPALICILRGPEHQFEFVNTAYQSLFPDRQLVGRPLQEALPEVSRQGIIELLDGVYQTGETYIGNEVPLQLQLHEGSPEMRQGYFNFTYQQFKEYGQVAGIMVFAFEVTELVAARKARE; encoded by the coding sequence ATGCCCGCCCCTGTTCTGCCCGTCGATTATCAACAGCTTTTTCGGGCGCTGCCCGGTCTCTATCTCCTGCTTGCCCCCGATGGCACGGTACTGGACAATTCAGACCAGCACGTTGCCTCTGCCCTGGCCCCGCGTTCCCAAACGCTGGGCCGCAATATTTTCGACGCTTACCCATCCGACCCCCGTAGCCAGGAGGAGTTATTTCAAAGCCAGGAGAAAGTTCGCCAAACGCGGCAGGCTGATACGATGCCGCTCATACGCTACGACCTTGATGGGCCGAACGGGCGCGAAGAGCGCTACTGGCAGCTAACCCACCATCCTATTCTGGATGACCAGGGAAACCTGCTCTATATTCTGCAAACTCCCCAGGACGTGACCCAGCAGCATATCGCTGCCCAGGCCACCGCCGAGGCTCAGCAGCAGCTGGTCGATGAGCAGGAGCGTACCCGCTTTGTGCTGGCCAACCTGCCGGTGCTTATCTGGACGGCTACGCCCGATGGACAACGCGACTTTTTTAACCCCCGCTGGTTGAATTTTACGGGCAAGGAGCTGGCCGAACAGCAAGGCTACCAGTGGCTGAACGACCTTCACCCCGACGACCAGGAGCGGGTGCGTACCCAGTGGCAGCAGGCTGTGGAAAATGGCACCCCTTACCAGGTAGAATACCGCCTGCGCCGCCACGATGGCCAGTACCGCTGGATACTGTCACGGGCCCAGGCCCGCCGCGACGCCAACGGCCAGATTAGCATGTGGGTGGGTGGGGCTACCGACATTCATGACCAGAAAATGCTGGTGCAGGAGATTCTGGAAGCCAACGAGCAGCAGGCGCTACTCTCAGAGCAGGCGTACCAGAACTACCAGCGGGCGGAAAGCCAGCGAGCTATCTACCACGGGCTCTTTATGCAGGCCCCAGCGCTCATCTGCATCCTGCGCGGCCCCGAGCATCAGTTCGAGTTCGTAAACACCGCTTATCAGTCGCTCTTTCCCGACCGGCAGCTGGTTGGGCGCCCCCTCCAGGAGGCCCTACCGGAAGTGAGCCGTCAAGGTATTATCGAGCTGCTCGATGGCGTATACCAAACCGGCGAAACCTATATCGGCAACGAGGTGCCGCTGCAGCTGCAGCTCCACGAAGGCAGCCCTGAGATGCGCCAGGGGTACTTCAATTTTACCTATCAGCAATTCAAGGAATACGGGCAGGTTGCCGGCATTATGGTTTTTGCCTTCGAAGTGACCGAGCTGGTAGCCGCCCGTAAAGCACGGGAATAG